In Ovis canadensis isolate MfBH-ARS-UI-01 breed Bighorn chromosome 3, ARS-UI_OviCan_v2, whole genome shotgun sequence, one DNA window encodes the following:
- the LOC138438201 gene encoding KATNB1-like protein 1, with translation MASETHNVKKRNFCNNTEDHSIDLPRKRISNFTNKNMKEVKKSPKQLAAYITRTVGQAVKSPDKLRKVIYRRKKVHHPIQNPCYRKKQSPKSGGCVMANKENELACAGHLPEKLRHESRTYLINSSDSGSSQTESPSSKYSGFFSEVSQDHETMAQVLFSRNLRLNVALTFWRKRSISELVAYLVRIEDLGVVVDCLPVLTNSLQEEKQYISLGCCVDLLPLVKSLLKSRFEEYIIVGLNWLQAVIKRWWSELSSKTEVVNDGNIQILKQQLSGLWEQENHLTLVPGYTGNIAKDVDAYLLQLH, from the coding sequence ATGGCATCTGAAACCCACAATGTTAAAAAACGCAACTTTTGTAATAATACTGAGGATCATTCCATTGATCTTCCTAGAAAAAGGATCTCTAATTTCACTAATAAGAACATGAAGGAGGTTAAGAAATCTCCAAAACAGTTGGCTGCTTACATAACTAGAACAGTTGGACAAGCTGTGAAAAGCCCAGATAAACTACGTAAGGTGATCTATAGAAGAAAGAAAGTTCATCATCCTATTCAAAATCCTTGTTACAGAAAAAAGCAGTCCCCTAAAAGTGGGGGCTGTGTCAtggcaaataaagaaaatgaactggCTTGTGCAGGCCACCTCCCTGAAAAATTACGGCATGAGAGTCGAACATATTTGATTAACTCCAGTGATTCTGGTTCTTCACAGACAGAAAGCCCATCATCAAAATACAGTGGctttttttctgaagtttctCAGGACCATGAAACAATGGCACAGGTTTTGTTCAGCAGGAATTTGAGACTGAATGTAGCTTTAACTTTCTGGAGAAAGAGAAGTATTAGTGAACTTGTAGCATATTTAGTAAGGATAGAGGACCTTGGAGTTGTGGTAGATTGCCTTCCCGTGCTCACCAATAGTTTACAGGAGGAAAAACAGTATATCTCACTTGGCTGCTGTGTAGATTTGTTGCCTCTAGTAAAGTCACTACTTAAAAGCAGATTTGAAGAATATATAATAGTTGGTTTAAACTGGCTTCAAGCAGTCATAAAAAGGTGGTGGTCAGAACTATCATCCAAAACAGAAGTTGTGAACGATGgaaatattcagattttaaaacagcAATTAAGTGGATTGTGGGAACAGGAAAACCATCTTACTTTGGTTCCAGGATATACTGGTAATATAGCCAAGGATGTAGATGCTTATTTATTACAGTTGCATTGA